A window of Primulina tabacum isolate GXHZ01 chromosome 4, ASM2559414v2, whole genome shotgun sequence contains these coding sequences:
- the LOC142542417 gene encoding sister chromatid cohesion protein PDS5 homolog D-like isoform X2 encodes MASTRVSVKKLAKEMLGVGKKLQALPSAIDELLMLLEKAESILTKVDQQPPAAIEVALVPLMQMLITDEILHHADVNIQIAVACCFTELTRISAPECTYKDPYMKELFQLCIIVLKHLSSDSGRNYDRALRMLETIAKLKSSAIILDIDGDKLIVQMFKIFFSAIRPNHPPDTFRYMEMIISYVIQESHKIPFKLLRPILDSVKMDQKNISPISWELGNAVFRNCSDKLQRPLKKAVRAKNLDVAEYAGIVTSLCQGAPSEENMSADGGVFEKKKEGMIAQRTDLETSSRRKLLKTKGTKKGSNIQKENGKRGVAGSSAVTVKIDEQNVTKTSSERKDESPFIDHGNEQIRSESILKKHESSNAEKRLMSHLGSGEDLIDLRIKVWWPNDREYYPGTIVSFDHVAKKHKIIYDDGDEEILFMDEETWEPLDDHQIQHSKKHDTDPPAAAKKPVMSKKKKGKSNPGPSKKHKGSSASERAKAENGGGIKSGEVSVPIAGAKDKLDAEMSEMNSPKKNDEKTETLTTETQPSDGATSDVAKD; translated from the exons ATGGCTTCTACTCGTGTTTCAGTGAAAAAGCTTGCCAAAGAAATGCTGGGTGTTGGGAAGAAGCTCCAAGCGTTACCATCCGCCATCGATGAACTACTCATGCTCCTTGAG AAAGCCGAGAGCATTTTGACTAAGGTGGATCAACAGCCTCCTGCGGCTATAGAGGTGGCACTTGTTCCATTGATGCAGATGTTGATCACTGATGAAATTTTGCATCACGCCGATGTTAATATCCAAATTGCAGTCGCATGTTGTTTCACGGAGCTAACAAGAATAAGCGCTCCTGAGTGTACTTATAAAGATCCTTACATGAAG GAACTTTTTCAATTATGCATCATTGTATTGAAGCATTTGTCCTCAGATTCTGGTCGCAATTATGACAGAGCTCTTCGTATGCTTGAAACTATTGCTAAACTGAAATCATCTGCAATTATTCTGGACATAGATGGCGATAAACTGATTGTTCAGAtgttcaaaattttctttagtGCCATCAG GCCCAACCATCCTCCTGATACCTTTCGATATATGGAAATGATCATTTCTTATGTGATACAAGAGAGTCACAAAATTCCATTTAAACTCCTGAGACCGATTTTGGACAGTGTCAAAATGGATCAAAAG AATATTTCACCAATATCCTGGGAGTTGGGGAATGCTGTCTTCAGAAACTGCTCGGACAAACTCCAGCGTCCTCTTAAAAAAGCAGTGAGGGCAAAGAATCTGGATGTTGCTGAATATGCTGGTATAGTTACTTCTCTTTGCCAGGGAGCGCCCAGTGAGGAAAACATG AGTGCTGATGGAGGGGTCTTCGAAAAGAAGAAAGAGGGCATGATAGCTCAGCGGACTGATCTTGAAACCTCATCTAGACGGAAACTACTGAAAACGAAGGGTACGAAAAAAGGTTCTAACATCCAAAAGGAGAATGGTAAGAGGGGTGTTGCTGGATCTAGTGCTGTTACAGTGAAGATAGATGAACAAAATGTTACTAAGACCAgttctgaaaggaaagatgaatcACCATTTATTGATCATGGGAATGAACAAATTAGAAGTGAGAGTATTCtcaagaaacatgaatcaaGCAATGCAGAAAAG AGATTAATGTCCCATCTTGGTTCCGGGGAGGATTTGATTGATTTAAGGATCAAGGTTTGGTGGCCGAATGACAGAGA GTATTACCCAGGCACTATTGTATCTTTTGATCATGTAGCAAAGAAGCACAAG ATCATATATGATGATGGTGATGAGGAAATCTTGTTCATGGATGAAGAAACTTGGGAACCGTTGGATGACCACCAGATTCAA CACTCCAAGAAACATGACACTGATCCTCCTGCTGCTGCCAAAAAACCTGTTAT GTCcaagaaaaagaaaggaaaatctAATCCAGGTCCATCCAAGAAACATAAAGGTTCCTCGGCATCTGAAAG AGCAAAAGCTGAAAACGGTGGCGGCATCAAATCTGGAGAGGTTTCAGTTCCTATCGCTGGTGCTAAAGATAAACTAGATGCTGAGATGTCCGAGATGAACAGCCCTAAAAAGAATGATGAAAAGACAGAAACTCTTACAACTG
- the LOC142542417 gene encoding sister chromatid cohesion protein PDS5 homolog D-like isoform X1, with translation MEENLSTCFACKKFCKVNRQMASTRVSVKKLAKEMLGVGKKLQALPSAIDELLMLLEKAESILTKVDQQPPAAIEVALVPLMQMLITDEILHHADVNIQIAVACCFTELTRISAPECTYKDPYMKELFQLCIIVLKHLSSDSGRNYDRALRMLETIAKLKSSAIILDIDGDKLIVQMFKIFFSAIRPNHPPDTFRYMEMIISYVIQESHKIPFKLLRPILDSVKMDQKNISPISWELGNAVFRNCSDKLQRPLKKAVRAKNLDVAEYAGIVTSLCQGAPSEENMSADGGVFEKKKEGMIAQRTDLETSSRRKLLKTKGTKKGSNIQKENGKRGVAGSSAVTVKIDEQNVTKTSSERKDESPFIDHGNEQIRSESILKKHESSNAEKRLMSHLGSGEDLIDLRIKVWWPNDREYYPGTIVSFDHVAKKHKIIYDDGDEEILFMDEETWEPLDDHQIQHSKKHDTDPPAAAKKPVMSKKKKGKSNPGPSKKHKGSSASERAKAENGGGIKSGEVSVPIAGAKDKLDAEMSEMNSPKKNDEKTETLTTETQPSDGATSDVAKD, from the exons ATGGAGGAAAATCTGAGTACATGCTTTGCATGCAAGAAATTTTGCAAA GTGAACAGGCAAATGGCTTCTACTCGTGTTTCAGTGAAAAAGCTTGCCAAAGAAATGCTGGGTGTTGGGAAGAAGCTCCAAGCGTTACCATCCGCCATCGATGAACTACTCATGCTCCTTGAG AAAGCCGAGAGCATTTTGACTAAGGTGGATCAACAGCCTCCTGCGGCTATAGAGGTGGCACTTGTTCCATTGATGCAGATGTTGATCACTGATGAAATTTTGCATCACGCCGATGTTAATATCCAAATTGCAGTCGCATGTTGTTTCACGGAGCTAACAAGAATAAGCGCTCCTGAGTGTACTTATAAAGATCCTTACATGAAG GAACTTTTTCAATTATGCATCATTGTATTGAAGCATTTGTCCTCAGATTCTGGTCGCAATTATGACAGAGCTCTTCGTATGCTTGAAACTATTGCTAAACTGAAATCATCTGCAATTATTCTGGACATAGATGGCGATAAACTGATTGTTCAGAtgttcaaaattttctttagtGCCATCAG GCCCAACCATCCTCCTGATACCTTTCGATATATGGAAATGATCATTTCTTATGTGATACAAGAGAGTCACAAAATTCCATTTAAACTCCTGAGACCGATTTTGGACAGTGTCAAAATGGATCAAAAG AATATTTCACCAATATCCTGGGAGTTGGGGAATGCTGTCTTCAGAAACTGCTCGGACAAACTCCAGCGTCCTCTTAAAAAAGCAGTGAGGGCAAAGAATCTGGATGTTGCTGAATATGCTGGTATAGTTACTTCTCTTTGCCAGGGAGCGCCCAGTGAGGAAAACATG AGTGCTGATGGAGGGGTCTTCGAAAAGAAGAAAGAGGGCATGATAGCTCAGCGGACTGATCTTGAAACCTCATCTAGACGGAAACTACTGAAAACGAAGGGTACGAAAAAAGGTTCTAACATCCAAAAGGAGAATGGTAAGAGGGGTGTTGCTGGATCTAGTGCTGTTACAGTGAAGATAGATGAACAAAATGTTACTAAGACCAgttctgaaaggaaagatgaatcACCATTTATTGATCATGGGAATGAACAAATTAGAAGTGAGAGTATTCtcaagaaacatgaatcaaGCAATGCAGAAAAG AGATTAATGTCCCATCTTGGTTCCGGGGAGGATTTGATTGATTTAAGGATCAAGGTTTGGTGGCCGAATGACAGAGA GTATTACCCAGGCACTATTGTATCTTTTGATCATGTAGCAAAGAAGCACAAG ATCATATATGATGATGGTGATGAGGAAATCTTGTTCATGGATGAAGAAACTTGGGAACCGTTGGATGACCACCAGATTCAA CACTCCAAGAAACATGACACTGATCCTCCTGCTGCTGCCAAAAAACCTGTTAT GTCcaagaaaaagaaaggaaaatctAATCCAGGTCCATCCAAGAAACATAAAGGTTCCTCGGCATCTGAAAG AGCAAAAGCTGAAAACGGTGGCGGCATCAAATCTGGAGAGGTTTCAGTTCCTATCGCTGGTGCTAAAGATAAACTAGATGCTGAGATGTCCGAGATGAACAGCCCTAAAAAGAATGATGAAAAGACAGAAACTCTTACAACTG
- the LOC142542417 gene encoding sister chromatid cohesion protein PDS5 homolog C-like isoform X3, giving the protein MEENLSTCFACKKFCKVNRQMASTRVSVKKLAKEMLGVGKKLQALPSAIDELLMLLEKAESILTKVDQQPPAAIEVALVPLMQMLITDEILHHADVNIQIAVACCFTELTRISAPECTYKDPYMKELFQLCIIVLKHLSSDSGRNYDRALRMLETIAKLKSSAIILDIDGDKLIVQMFKIFFSAIRPNHPPDTFRYMEMIISYVIQESHKIPFKLLRPILDSVKMDQKNISPISWELGNAVFRNCSDKLQRPLKKAVRAKNLDVAEYAGIVTSLCQGAPSEENMRLMSHLGSGEDLIDLRIKVWWPNDREYYPGTIVSFDHVAKKHKIIYDDGDEEILFMDEETWEPLDDHQIQHSKKHDTDPPAAAKKPVMSKKKKGKSNPGPSKKHKGSSASERAKAENGGGIKSGEVSVPIAGAKDKLDAEMSEMNSPKKNDEKTETLTTETQPSDGATSDVAKD; this is encoded by the exons ATGGAGGAAAATCTGAGTACATGCTTTGCATGCAAGAAATTTTGCAAA GTGAACAGGCAAATGGCTTCTACTCGTGTTTCAGTGAAAAAGCTTGCCAAAGAAATGCTGGGTGTTGGGAAGAAGCTCCAAGCGTTACCATCCGCCATCGATGAACTACTCATGCTCCTTGAG AAAGCCGAGAGCATTTTGACTAAGGTGGATCAACAGCCTCCTGCGGCTATAGAGGTGGCACTTGTTCCATTGATGCAGATGTTGATCACTGATGAAATTTTGCATCACGCCGATGTTAATATCCAAATTGCAGTCGCATGTTGTTTCACGGAGCTAACAAGAATAAGCGCTCCTGAGTGTACTTATAAAGATCCTTACATGAAG GAACTTTTTCAATTATGCATCATTGTATTGAAGCATTTGTCCTCAGATTCTGGTCGCAATTATGACAGAGCTCTTCGTATGCTTGAAACTATTGCTAAACTGAAATCATCTGCAATTATTCTGGACATAGATGGCGATAAACTGATTGTTCAGAtgttcaaaattttctttagtGCCATCAG GCCCAACCATCCTCCTGATACCTTTCGATATATGGAAATGATCATTTCTTATGTGATACAAGAGAGTCACAAAATTCCATTTAAACTCCTGAGACCGATTTTGGACAGTGTCAAAATGGATCAAAAG AATATTTCACCAATATCCTGGGAGTTGGGGAATGCTGTCTTCAGAAACTGCTCGGACAAACTCCAGCGTCCTCTTAAAAAAGCAGTGAGGGCAAAGAATCTGGATGTTGCTGAATATGCTGGTATAGTTACTTCTCTTTGCCAGGGAGCGCCCAGTGAGGAAAACATG AGATTAATGTCCCATCTTGGTTCCGGGGAGGATTTGATTGATTTAAGGATCAAGGTTTGGTGGCCGAATGACAGAGA GTATTACCCAGGCACTATTGTATCTTTTGATCATGTAGCAAAGAAGCACAAG ATCATATATGATGATGGTGATGAGGAAATCTTGTTCATGGATGAAGAAACTTGGGAACCGTTGGATGACCACCAGATTCAA CACTCCAAGAAACATGACACTGATCCTCCTGCTGCTGCCAAAAAACCTGTTAT GTCcaagaaaaagaaaggaaaatctAATCCAGGTCCATCCAAGAAACATAAAGGTTCCTCGGCATCTGAAAG AGCAAAAGCTGAAAACGGTGGCGGCATCAAATCTGGAGAGGTTTCAGTTCCTATCGCTGGTGCTAAAGATAAACTAGATGCTGAGATGTCCGAGATGAACAGCCCTAAAAAGAATGATGAAAAGACAGAAACTCTTACAACTG